From Nicotiana tabacum cultivar K326 chromosome 22, ASM71507v2, whole genome shotgun sequence, one genomic window encodes:
- the LOC107830745 gene encoding protein TIFY 4B isoform X2 has translation MPPEESVLNSLLDKPLQQLTEDDISQLTREDCRRYLKLKGMRRPSWNKSQAIQQVISLKALLETASDSDAGFRKKLYIPRSDTSVHRVQRGKNTDEEFIELAEETVPDGRKQQEETDLSGDATPTLVAAIEKSAPSRILDSVDTPVEQMTIFYSGKVNVYDDVPADKAQIIMRLASSPLCVPSETSSNATAAARHSTCCLGAANTKLRPDPDMALLPTIQTVESPSSRKASVQRYLEKRKDRFKCKRKVEITSSASLDIYLNGRMGSLTPSEHSSRTDLCFAPHIRLSTAPTPSGPLEENIQMNAPFSSGPNDRC, from the exons ATGCCGCCGGAAGAATCAGTCTTGAATTCACTTCTCGACAAGCCGCTTCAGCAACTCACTGAAGATGACATTTCTCAGCTCACTCGCGAAGATTGCCGCCGTTACCTCAAACTTAAAG GGATGAGAAGGCCGTCATGGAATAAATCACAGGCGATTCAGCAAGTGATATCACTAAAGGCTCTCCTTGAAACGGCGTCAGATTCCGACGCCGGCTTTCGGAAGAAACTTTACATTCCTCGCTCCGACACTAGTGTACACCGT GTCCAGAGAGGCAAAAATACTGATGAAGAATTTATTGAACTGGCTGAAGAGACAGTGCCTGATGGAAGAAAACAACAGGAAGAAACTGATCTTTCCGGCGATGCAACTCCCACTCTGGTTGCTGCTATTGAGAAGTCAGCTCCTTCAAG AATATTAGATTCAGTAGATACACCAGTAGAACAAATGACAATCTTCTACAGTGGCAAGGTGAATGTTTATGATGATGTGCCTGCTGACAAG GCACAAATAATCATGCGTCTTGCTTCAAGCCCCCTTTGTGTGCCTTCAGAAACTTCATCAAATGCTACTGCAGCAGCTCGGCATTCAACATGCTGCTTAGGGGCTGCAAATACTAAACTACGCCCAGATCCTGATATGGCACTTCTGCCGACTATTCAAACAG TAGAGAGCCCCTCAAGCAGGAAAGCATCAGTACAAAGATATCTTGAGAAGCGAAAAGACAG GTTCAAGTGCAAGAGAAAGGTAGAAATAACTTCATCAGCTAGCTTGGACATCTATTTAAACGGTCGAATGGGATCTCTTACCCCAAGTGAACACTCAAGTAGGACTGATCTTTGCTTTGCGCCCCACATTAGACTATCTACAGCACCCACACCAAGCGGTCCCCTAGAAGAAAATATTCAGATGAATGCCCCTTTTTCTAGTGGTCCCAATGACAG ATGTTAA
- the LOC107830745 gene encoding protein TIFY 4B isoform X1, translated as MPPEESVLNSLLDKPLQQLTEDDISQLTREDCRRYLKLKGMRRPSWNKSQAIQQVISLKALLETASDSDAGFRKKLYIPRSDTSVHRVQRGKNTDEEFIELAEETVPDGRKQQEETDLSGDATPTLVAAIEKSAPSRILDSVDTPVEQMTIFYSGKVNVYDDVPADKAQIIMRLASSPLCVPSETSSNATAAARHSTCCLGAANTKLRPDPDMALLPTIQTEAVESPSSRKASVQRYLEKRKDRFKCKRKVEITSSASLDIYLNGRMGSLTPSEHSSRTDLCFAPHIRLSTAPTPSGPLEENIQMNAPFSSGPNDRC; from the exons ATGCCGCCGGAAGAATCAGTCTTGAATTCACTTCTCGACAAGCCGCTTCAGCAACTCACTGAAGATGACATTTCTCAGCTCACTCGCGAAGATTGCCGCCGTTACCTCAAACTTAAAG GGATGAGAAGGCCGTCATGGAATAAATCACAGGCGATTCAGCAAGTGATATCACTAAAGGCTCTCCTTGAAACGGCGTCAGATTCCGACGCCGGCTTTCGGAAGAAACTTTACATTCCTCGCTCCGACACTAGTGTACACCGT GTCCAGAGAGGCAAAAATACTGATGAAGAATTTATTGAACTGGCTGAAGAGACAGTGCCTGATGGAAGAAAACAACAGGAAGAAACTGATCTTTCCGGCGATGCAACTCCCACTCTGGTTGCTGCTATTGAGAAGTCAGCTCCTTCAAG AATATTAGATTCAGTAGATACACCAGTAGAACAAATGACAATCTTCTACAGTGGCAAGGTGAATGTTTATGATGATGTGCCTGCTGACAAG GCACAAATAATCATGCGTCTTGCTTCAAGCCCCCTTTGTGTGCCTTCAGAAACTTCATCAAATGCTACTGCAGCAGCTCGGCATTCAACATGCTGCTTAGGGGCTGCAAATACTAAACTACGCCCAGATCCTGATATGGCACTTCTGCCGACTATTCAAACAG AAGCAGTAGAGAGCCCCTCAAGCAGGAAAGCATCAGTACAAAGATATCTTGAGAAGCGAAAAGACAG GTTCAAGTGCAAGAGAAAGGTAGAAATAACTTCATCAGCTAGCTTGGACATCTATTTAAACGGTCGAATGGGATCTCTTACCCCAAGTGAACACTCAAGTAGGACTGATCTTTGCTTTGCGCCCCACATTAGACTATCTACAGCACCCACACCAAGCGGTCCCCTAGAAGAAAATATTCAGATGAATGCCCCTTTTTCTAGTGGTCCCAATGACAG ATGTTAA
- the LOC107830745 gene encoding protein TIFY 4B isoform X4, with translation MPPEESVLNSLLDKPLQQLTEDDISQLTREDCRRYLKLKGMRRPSWNKSQAIQQVISLKALLETASDSDAGFRKKLYIPRSDTSVHRVQRGKNTDEEFIELAEETVPDGRKQQEETDLSGDATPTLVAAIEKSAPSRILDSVDTPVEQMTIFYSGKVNVYDDVPADKAQIIMRLASSPLCVPSETSSNATAAARHSTCCLGAANTKLRPDPDMALLPTIQTVESPSSRKASVQRYLEKRKDR, from the exons ATGCCGCCGGAAGAATCAGTCTTGAATTCACTTCTCGACAAGCCGCTTCAGCAACTCACTGAAGATGACATTTCTCAGCTCACTCGCGAAGATTGCCGCCGTTACCTCAAACTTAAAG GGATGAGAAGGCCGTCATGGAATAAATCACAGGCGATTCAGCAAGTGATATCACTAAAGGCTCTCCTTGAAACGGCGTCAGATTCCGACGCCGGCTTTCGGAAGAAACTTTACATTCCTCGCTCCGACACTAGTGTACACCGT GTCCAGAGAGGCAAAAATACTGATGAAGAATTTATTGAACTGGCTGAAGAGACAGTGCCTGATGGAAGAAAACAACAGGAAGAAACTGATCTTTCCGGCGATGCAACTCCCACTCTGGTTGCTGCTATTGAGAAGTCAGCTCCTTCAAG AATATTAGATTCAGTAGATACACCAGTAGAACAAATGACAATCTTCTACAGTGGCAAGGTGAATGTTTATGATGATGTGCCTGCTGACAAG GCACAAATAATCATGCGTCTTGCTTCAAGCCCCCTTTGTGTGCCTTCAGAAACTTCATCAAATGCTACTGCAGCAGCTCGGCATTCAACATGCTGCTTAGGGGCTGCAAATACTAAACTACGCCCAGATCCTGATATGGCACTTCTGCCGACTATTCAAACAG TAGAGAGCCCCTCAAGCAGGAAAGCATCAGTACAAAGATATCTTGAGAAGCGAAAAGACAG GTGA
- the LOC107830745 gene encoding protein TIFY 4B isoform X3 → MPPEESVLNSLLDKPLQQLTEDDISQLTREDCRRYLKLKGMRRPSWNKSQAIQQVISLKALLETASDSDAGFRKKLYIPRSDTSVHRVQRGKNTDEEFIELAEETVPDGRKQQEETDLSGDATPTLVAAIEKSAPSRILDSVDTPVEQMTIFYSGKVNVYDDVPADKAQIIMRLASSPLCVPSETSSNATAAARHSTCCLGAANTKLRPDPDMALLPTIQTEAVESPSSRKASVQRYLEKRKDR, encoded by the exons ATGCCGCCGGAAGAATCAGTCTTGAATTCACTTCTCGACAAGCCGCTTCAGCAACTCACTGAAGATGACATTTCTCAGCTCACTCGCGAAGATTGCCGCCGTTACCTCAAACTTAAAG GGATGAGAAGGCCGTCATGGAATAAATCACAGGCGATTCAGCAAGTGATATCACTAAAGGCTCTCCTTGAAACGGCGTCAGATTCCGACGCCGGCTTTCGGAAGAAACTTTACATTCCTCGCTCCGACACTAGTGTACACCGT GTCCAGAGAGGCAAAAATACTGATGAAGAATTTATTGAACTGGCTGAAGAGACAGTGCCTGATGGAAGAAAACAACAGGAAGAAACTGATCTTTCCGGCGATGCAACTCCCACTCTGGTTGCTGCTATTGAGAAGTCAGCTCCTTCAAG AATATTAGATTCAGTAGATACACCAGTAGAACAAATGACAATCTTCTACAGTGGCAAGGTGAATGTTTATGATGATGTGCCTGCTGACAAG GCACAAATAATCATGCGTCTTGCTTCAAGCCCCCTTTGTGTGCCTTCAGAAACTTCATCAAATGCTACTGCAGCAGCTCGGCATTCAACATGCTGCTTAGGGGCTGCAAATACTAAACTACGCCCAGATCCTGATATGGCACTTCTGCCGACTATTCAAACAG AAGCAGTAGAGAGCCCCTCAAGCAGGAAAGCATCAGTACAAAGATATCTTGAGAAGCGAAAAGACAG GTGA